One Brassica napus cultivar Da-Ae chromosome C4, Da-Ae, whole genome shotgun sequence genomic region harbors:
- the LOC125585190 gene encoding probable disease resistance protein At5g63020, translating into MLETIWNRLMENEVSSMGLYGMGGVGKTTLLTQINNKFLKKKNAFVMVLWIVVSKDFYIQKMQEEIAKKLSLAGQDWNQKDEDQKACDILNVLKRKKFVLLLDDIWAKFDLMKIGVPYPSRENRCKVVFTTRSLEVCGGMGADVEIPVKCLPPHDALELFKKKVGEIMLGSHPNIPELASIVAKTCEGLSLALKVIGKTMACKRTIQLWQHAIDDLTYYAAVKMRFFLF; encoded by the coding sequence ATGCTTGAAACAATATGGAACCGTCTCATGGAAAATGAAGTGAGTAGTATGGGTCTGTACGGCATGGGTGGAGTTGGTAAAACAACTCTACTCACACAAATCAACAATAAATTTCTCAAGAAAAAGAATGCTTTTGTCATGGTGCTTTGGATTGTGGTATCTAAGGATTTTTATATCCAGAAGATGCAAGAAGAGATTGCGAAGAAGCTAAGCCTGGCTGGCCAAGATTGGAACCAGAAAGATGAAGACCAAAAGGCATGTGACATACTTAATGTCCTAAAGAGGAAGAAGTTTGTGCTGTTGTTGGATGACATATGGGCAAAATTTGACCTAATGAAGATTGGAGTCCCATATCCAAGTAGGGAAAACAGATGCAAAGTAGTTTTCACCACTCGTTCTCTGGAAGTGTGTGGGGGCATGGGAGCTGATGTTGAGATTCCAGTCAAGTGTTTGCCCCCTCATGATGCATTGGAGTTGTTCAAAAAGAAAGTTGGAGAGATCATGTTAGGAAGTCATCCAAACATACCAGAGCTTGCAAGCATAGTTGCTAAAACATGTGAAGGCCTATCGCTAGCGCTTAAAGTCATTGGCAAAACCATGGCATGCAAACGGACGATTCAATTGTGGCAGCACGCTATCGATGATTTGACTTACTATGCTGCTGTGAAGATGAGATTCTTCTTGTTCTGA